The Pyrenophora tritici-repentis strain M4 chromosome 8, whole genome shotgun sequence genome contains a region encoding:
- a CDS encoding RNA-binding protein (RRM domain): MLQFRFLLRRTAVRAISASPSKTFLAKPRSINTITPSAFRLRQPTWSIASFQRRFASDDVTKTEEAQTSDENFAQTAAEAPVEENLTPAQEEAQADPKDESATIGVDALEAATNRPTTMGRQSRQSRNTEPNKMLYIGNLYYEVTADQLKRVFSRFGEVESVKIVYDNRGLSRGFGYVEFANMADAQAAIDNLDMQVFEGRNMVVQYHQPKPNSMSRNASGSFDANAPSKTLFIGNMSFEMSDKDLNDLFRDIRNVMDVRVAIDRRTGQPRGFAHADFIDVASATKAKEVLSEKVIYGRQLRIDYSKPGTSEQRGKRADSTQD, translated from the exons ATGTTACAATTCAGGTTTCTTCTTCGCCGCACTGCCGTCCGCGCCATCAGCGCATCGCCTTCCAAGACATTTCTTGCGAAGCCGCGAAGCATCAACACCATTACCCCATCCGCCTTTCGCCTTCGACAACCCACCTGGTCAATTGCTTCCTTCCAGAGGAGATTCGCCAGCGATGACGTGACCAAGACAGAAGAGGCGCAGACCAGCGATGAGAACTTTGCGCAAACAGCAGCAGAGGCACCAGTTGAGGAGAACCTGACGCCTGCACAAGAAGAGGCTCAGGCCGACCCCAAGGATGAGTCTGCTACTATCGGCGTAGATGCACTGGAAGCAGCTACCAACAGACCCACGACCATGGGCAGGCAGTCGAGGCAATCCAGGAACACGGAACCAAACAAGATGTTATATATTGGCAACTTGTACTACGAGGTCACGGCTGACCAGCTGAAGCGTGTCTTCTCACGCTTCGGTGAGGTTGAGTCGGTCAAGATCGTTTACGACAACAGAGGCCTCAGCAGAGG TTTCGGATACGTCGAGTTTGCAAACATGGCTGATGCGCAGGCGGCCATTGACAACCTCGACATGCAGGTCTTTGAGGGTCGCAACATGGTCGTCCAGTACCACCAGCCCAAGCCCAACTCCATGTCGCGCAACGCTTCTGGCAGCTTCGATGCCAACGCTCCCTCCAAGACTCTCTTCATCGGTAACATGTCGTTTGAGATGTCAGACAAGGACCTTAACGATCTCTTCCGTGACATTCGAAACGTCATGGATGTGCGCGTTGCCATTGACAGGAGAACGGGTCAGCCCAGAGGTTTTGCCCATGCCGACTTCATCGACGTAGCCAGCGCCACCAAGGCCAAGGAAGTGCTCAGTGAGAAGGTCATTTACGGACGACAGCTTCGCATCGACTACAGCAAGCCGGGTACGAGCGAGCAGCGGGGAAAGCGCGCCGATTCTACCCAGGATTAA